In Misgurnus anguillicaudatus chromosome 5, ASM2758022v2, whole genome shotgun sequence, a genomic segment contains:
- the LOC129414453 gene encoding NPC1-like intracellular cholesterol transporter 1 translates to MHWHRKSWTWSITLCTLAICLVLSGAQHEPGYCAFYEECGLNPDVGEALIPPKVPCKDYRKAVSVTGDHYQLLESVCPMLAKGDGQTHACCTVKQLIFLKTILTLYKSVLIRCPSCVDNFVHIHCITTCSPNQSQILKITKTANITQPLGNVKEAVTGYETYISTSFSDAAFRSCQNVRIPATGESAIATMCGKYGSTLCTPQRWYDFQGDSSNGLAPLDINFKLLPEGQTAGIPPGAVLFSEKALNCNETTPTGGEACSCQDCVESCPAVPQPGQKTNVIQKN, encoded by the exons ATGCACTGGCATAGAAAGAGCTGGACTTGGTCCATTACATTGTGTACACTTGCTATCTGCTTG GTCCTCAGTGGTGCTCAGCATGAACCGGGCTACTGTGCATTTTATGAGGAATGTGGCCTAAACCCTGATGTGGGTGAGGCCCTCATTCCCCCGAAGGTGCCATGTAAGGACTACAGAAAAGCAGTGAGTGTGACGGGAGACCATTACCAGCTTTTGGAGAGCGTGTGTCCGATGTTGGCCAAGGGTGACGGTCAGACCCACGCCTGCTGCACTGTAAAACAGCTCATCTTTCTGAAGACCATCCTGACACTGTACAAATCCGTGCTGATCCGCTGCCCGTCCTGCGTTGACAACTTTGTACACATTCACTGTATTACCACCTGCAGTCCCAATCAGAGCCAGATATTAAAAATCACCAAAACGGCCAACATCACCCAACCCCTGGGCAATGTAAAGGAAGCAGTGACTGGTTACGAGACTTATATTTCGACCAGCTTCTCGGATGCAGCTTTTAGGTCCTGCCAAAACGTACGAATCCCAGCCACAGGAGAGTCTGCCATCGCCACTATGTGCGGCAAGTACGGCTCGACACTGTGCACACCGCAACGCTGGTATGATTTCCAAGGCGACTCTAGCAACGGACTGGCACCCTTAGATATAAATTTTAAGCTCTTACCAGAAGGTCAAACAGCTGGGATTCCACCAGGAGCTGTGCTGTTTTCAGAAAAAGCATTGAATTGTAATGAGACCACACCCACAGGAGGCGAAGCTTGCTCGTGCCAGGACTGCGTGGAGTCATGTCCGGCCGTACCACAGCCAGGCCAGAAAACCAatgtaatacaaaaaaattaa
- the LOC129414451 gene encoding izumo sperm-egg fusion protein 1 yields the protein MCFAFLLCWLLILSSCCSVKSCLQCDQVVRYVHEDFLSSVKGITVRDQIELQEIIQHAYNNYRETSRWFRGVIDPTTLYRARTEYQSEFKRHWKEQRTGSLQWDMINIVEKGRRILQKHLELFVAQGLCPNKCGLFYQKVMNCSSCQYGLYTCLSATPPLDCGEHHLVAEEGDGVVLDCFLSWHTLVVGQMEYHYSWLPANNLSHDGEYEELVVTEDSKIVLNQLRVNEQGLYRCLLQDQKGTTLSRIYFNLTVDPLPTTAPRLIVTLPPLPMGYESTPPTLNRNAVLIMVILLTVLSITGSLVIIIYLGVTMKRQKERDSSRRGEEEDAENIEMTVTN from the exons ATGTGTTTTGCATTTCTTTTGTGCTGGCTCTTGATTTTGTCTTCATGCTGCAGTGTGAAGTCTTGTCTGCAGTGTGACCAGGTTGTTCGTTACGTACATGAAGATTTCCTTTCATCTGTCAAAGGTATTACTGTCCGTGATCAGATTGAACTGCAGGAAATCATTCAACATGCTTACAACAACTATCGAGAGACCAGTAGATGGTTTCGTGGTGTCATAG atCCTACCACACTTTATCGTGCACGAACAGAATATCAGAGCGAGTTCAAGAGGCACTGGAAAGAACAAAGAACAG gTTCACTTCAGTGGGATATGATTAATATCGTTGAGAAAGGAAGGAGAATTCTGCAGAAACATTTGGAGCTTTTTGTTGCACAAG GTCTGTGTCCTAATAAATGTG GACTGTTCTATCAGAAAGTAATGAATTGCTCTTCCTGTCAGTATGGGCTTTATACATGTCTATCAGCTACACCACCACTAGACTGTGGAG AACATCATCTAGTGGCAGAAGAAGGAGACGGGGTGGTGCTGGACTGTTTTCTGTCTTGGCACACTTTGGTAGTTGGACAGATGGAGTATCATTACTCCTGGCTCCCAGCaaataat CTGTCACATGATGGGGAGTATGAAGAGCTGGTGGTGACAGAAGACTCTAAAATAGTACTGAATCAACTGAGAGTCAATGAGCAAGGCCTGTACCGCTGCCTCTTACAGGACCAAAAGGGTACTACACTGTCTCGCATTTACTTCAATCTGACAG tTGACCCATTGCCAACTACAGCCCCTAGACTGATTGTGACATTGCCTCCTTTGCCTATGGGTTATGAATCCACCCCTCCTACCCTAAATAGGAACGCTGTCCTCATTATGGTTATTTTACTGACTGTACTCAGCATCACTGGCAGCCTGGTCATCATCATTTACTTGGG AGTGACCATGAAGCGACAGAAGGAGAGAGACAGCAGCAGGAGAGGAGAGGAGGAGGATGCTGAAAACATTGAGATGACTGTCACAAACTGA